Proteins encoded by one window of Emticicia oligotrophica DSM 17448:
- a CDS encoding DUF3127 domain-containing protein, whose translation MVTLTGKITDLFPERSIDYKSGEKSSKMEFLLSMEGKFPTNVVVEVWNDKIKNPNLAVGNEVEIGCYLGARKFEGTGRWFNNLKLHDLRLLKKATAEPVKEQPTNTTPTEGDEPPF comes from the coding sequence ATGGTAACATTAACAGGAAAAATCACTGACCTATTCCCTGAAAGGTCAATTGATTACAAATCAGGGGAGAAAAGTAGCAAAATGGAGTTTTTGCTTAGTATGGAGGGCAAGTTTCCCACCAATGTAGTTGTAGAGGTATGGAATGACAAAATCAAAAATCCAAACCTTGCAGTAGGTAATGAGGTTGAAATTGGCTGCTATTTAGGAGCGAGAAAATTTGAGGGAACTGGTAGATGGTTCAACAACCTCAAACTGCATGACCTCAGACTATTGAAAAAGGCAACTGCTGAACCTGTCAAAGAGCAACCAACCAACACAACTCCTACAGAAGGCGACGAGCCACCTTTCTAA
- a CDS encoding DUF3987 domain-containing protein — protein sequence MLHSIFRNFTNLIDELSLKQVIEIIKSNEYKTSIDALRAANEEVQEELKKKLPAFTPCGTFTNQRHTENLQVYSKIIHLDFDKIEADLLDIAYELAITNQFTKACFVSPSGNGLKVFVEVDTDQDNHSKAYQQVQKYFEKELGIQADAKCKDLARLCFFSHDTNAFYNDASTIFKVDTNEQKQSEKPLRTIQNHVEGSLLDEIKGFTEQKEGYYKGNRNNFLHLFASNCNRKGIEQSEALNYALLNFDLGKEEVKTCFHSAYSKSHEFGKFAEFASLQLCNLQNEELESDTTESNTPNSLKETPAFSNDIFEQLPQILKDGCSVFEEPRAKDVFLLSAIGVLSGCLPNVTGLYKNEKVFTNLFTMVIAPPASGKGTMKYAKKLAETYHDAVFQDSKQKKTQYEIDLAKYENQLRSGSGILPSKPKPCFLKAILIPANTSNTRLLQLLNYNKGNGIICETETDIMSQANKQEWGGFSPLLRGAFHHESYSMARKAGDEFIEVKEPKISTILTGTPSQLNSLIHSVEDGLFSRFLFYAFQTDLIWQSPAPKVNNQNYDAYFSKLSNQVYDLVKYLESSPTEILLSNEQWAEFDELFKELLTKATYHGDNAASIVYRMGLMTFRMCMILTALRKFENKDIRNLQTCSDKDFDIATSLIRVLFEHSLLIFNQLPKNGIGQKASKNAFIQNLPNEFIRSQAIAIKDKFQLSERTVDDLLKSEEGKTLKKIGFGKYQKLNL from the coding sequence ATGCTGCATAGTATTTTTAGAAACTTCACTAACCTAATTGATGAATTAAGTCTCAAACAGGTTATTGAGATTATTAAATCGAATGAGTATAAAACCTCGATTGATGCCCTCAGAGCTGCTAATGAAGAAGTACAAGAGGAATTGAAGAAAAAACTACCTGCATTTACTCCATGTGGCACTTTTACTAATCAACGGCACACTGAAAACCTCCAAGTTTACAGTAAGATTATCCACCTTGATTTTGATAAAATCGAAGCTGATTTGTTAGATATTGCTTATGAGTTAGCAATTACCAATCAATTTACTAAGGCTTGTTTTGTAAGTCCAAGTGGCAATGGTTTAAAGGTTTTTGTGGAGGTGGATACAGACCAAGATAATCACTCAAAAGCGTATCAACAGGTTCAAAAATACTTTGAAAAAGAGTTAGGTATTCAAGCTGATGCTAAATGTAAAGACCTTGCAAGACTATGCTTTTTTAGTCATGATACTAATGCTTTTTATAATGATGCCAGCACGATTTTTAAGGTTGATACTAATGAGCAAAAGCAATCTGAAAAACCTCTTAGGACTATTCAAAACCATGTTGAAGGTAGTTTATTAGATGAAATCAAGGGCTTTACAGAACAAAAAGAGGGGTATTATAAAGGTAATCGAAACAACTTTTTACACCTATTTGCATCCAACTGCAACAGAAAAGGCATCGAGCAATCAGAAGCCTTAAACTACGCTTTGCTGAACTTTGATTTAGGTAAGGAGGAAGTAAAAACCTGTTTTCACAGTGCTTATTCAAAATCTCATGAATTTGGCAAGTTTGCAGAATTTGCAAGTTTGCAACTTTGTAATTTACAAAATGAAGAGCTTGAAAGTGATACCACTGAAAGCAACACCCCTAATTCATTGAAGGAAACCCCAGCATTCTCAAATGATATTTTTGAGCAACTGCCACAAATCTTGAAAGATGGATGTAGTGTATTTGAAGAACCACGAGCAAAAGATGTATTCCTTCTTAGTGCTATCGGTGTATTAAGTGGATGCCTTCCAAATGTGACAGGACTCTACAAAAATGAAAAAGTTTTTACTAACCTTTTCACTATGGTAATTGCACCGCCTGCAAGTGGTAAAGGTACAATGAAGTATGCAAAAAAACTTGCAGAAACATATCATGATGCTGTTTTCCAAGATAGTAAACAGAAAAAAACACAATATGAGATTGATTTAGCCAAATATGAAAATCAACTTCGAAGTGGCTCAGGAATACTGCCAAGTAAGCCTAAGCCCTGTTTTCTCAAAGCTATTTTAATACCAGCAAATACTTCAAATACAAGGTTATTGCAACTTTTGAATTACAACAAGGGCAATGGTATCATCTGTGAAACTGAAACAGACATCATGAGTCAAGCCAATAAGCAAGAGTGGGGAGGCTTCTCTCCTTTGCTTAGAGGTGCTTTTCACCATGAAAGTTATTCAATGGCACGGAAAGCAGGTGATGAGTTTATTGAAGTGAAAGAACCTAAGATTTCCACTATTCTAACAGGAACACCTTCACAACTAAATAGCCTAATCCATAGTGTCGAAGATGGATTATTTAGCAGGTTTCTGTTTTATGCTTTTCAAACTGATTTGATATGGCAAAGTCCTGCACCAAAGGTAAATAATCAAAATTATGATGCTTATTTCAGTAAATTATCTAATCAAGTGTATGATTTAGTTAAATATTTGGAATCCAGTCCAACAGAAATTTTATTATCTAATGAGCAATGGGCAGAATTTGATGAACTTTTCAAAGAGTTATTGACAAAAGCAACTTATCATGGAGATAATGCAGCAAGTATTGTCTATCGCATGGGCTTAATGACCTTTAGAATGTGTATGATTCTGACAGCATTAAGAAAATTTGAAAATAAAGATATTAGAAATTTACAAACGTGTTCAGATAAAGACTTTGATATTGCCACTTCACTCATTAGAGTTTTGTTTGAGCATAGTTTGTTGATTTTCAATCAATTACCCAAAAATGGCATAGGTCAAAAAGCAAGCAAAAATGCTTTCATTCAGAATTTACCTAATGAGTTTATCAGAAGCCAAGCTATTGCTATAAAAGATAAATTTCAACTTTCTGAAAGAACCGTTGATGACTTGCTTAAAAGTGAAGAGGGTAAGACCCTCAAAAAAATAGGGTTTGGTAAATACCAAAAACTCAATCTGTGA
- a CDS encoding helix-turn-helix domain-containing protein produces MDKQIQNSIEQFVQNLSKSITEAISDQFSEMLKSHSIASTQTPKSKYFGIKEAAEYLKIAPQTLYGLTSKRAIRFIKVSKKVLFTEQDLEDYLAKGKKETASNLVANYRKRRINAA; encoded by the coding sequence ATGGATAAACAAATCCAAAATTCGATAGAACAATTCGTCCAAAATCTATCAAAATCAATTACAGAGGCTATTTCTGACCAGTTTTCAGAAATGCTCAAAAGCCACTCAATAGCCAGCACTCAAACTCCAAAATCAAAATATTTTGGTATAAAAGAAGCTGCCGAGTATCTAAAAATAGCCCCACAAACACTTTATGGGCTAACATCAAAGCGTGCAATCAGATTCATTAAAGTATCTAAAAAAGTTTTGTTCACAGAACAAGATTTAGAAGACTATTTGGCAAAAGGTAAAAAAGAGACAGCATCAAACTTAGTAGCAAATTATAGAAAAAGGAGGATAAATGCTGCATAG
- a CDS encoding tyrosine-type recombinase/integrase produces MGILKPTFAIIQDTRKANIEGKYPLKLRVIFNRQNRTYSIGIDLSKEQFEKLFSSKLRDEWLKDVRLNCEAIKQKAEEVGSKINEFTFDKFKDTFFVNPEEQVKSKDVYKNFENYISALKSQSRVSTADSYTCASNSLKKFKKKLTFEDITPKFLNDYEKSMLNEGNSSTTIGIYLRSLRTIYNQAIENGIIAKELYPFKKNKFQIPASRNIKKALTLSEIEKIVNYETITGTSEDKAKDLWCLSYLCQGINLKDLARLKIKNLESDKITFIRAKTQLSTKSNQSAITIILSDKAKEIIDKWKNRSNNPDDYLLPILEPKVTPKRERELIQYTNKLINTYMKKIGLKLGFEKMPLFYSARHSFATVLKRKGISTVFISEALGHSNLITTQSYLDSFEDETKKQYANLLTQFN; encoded by the coding sequence ATGGGAATCCTTAAACCTACCTTTGCAATAATTCAAGACACAAGAAAAGCTAATATTGAAGGCAAATACCCTTTGAAGTTGAGGGTCATTTTCAATAGGCAAAATAGAACTTATAGTATTGGGATAGACTTGTCAAAAGAACAATTTGAAAAACTATTTTCTTCAAAGCTAAGAGATGAATGGTTGAAAGATGTAAGACTTAACTGTGAAGCCATTAAACAAAAAGCAGAAGAAGTTGGAAGTAAAATTAATGAATTCACTTTTGATAAATTTAAAGACACTTTTTTTGTCAACCCAGAAGAGCAGGTAAAATCAAAAGATGTTTACAAAAATTTTGAAAACTATATTTCTGCATTAAAAAGCCAAAGCAGGGTTTCTACTGCTGATTCTTACACCTGTGCATCAAATTCATTAAAGAAGTTTAAGAAAAAATTGACATTTGAAGATATTACACCAAAATTCTTAAATGATTATGAAAAATCAATGTTAAATGAAGGAAACTCATCTACCACTATTGGTATCTATTTAAGAAGTCTCAGAACAATATATAATCAAGCTATTGAAAATGGGATAATTGCAAAAGAGCTATATCCATTCAAGAAAAACAAATTTCAAATACCAGCCAGCAGAAACATCAAGAAAGCCTTAACACTATCTGAGATTGAGAAGATTGTTAATTATGAAACTATCACTGGAACATCAGAAGATAAAGCAAAAGATTTGTGGTGCTTATCATATTTATGCCAAGGAATTAATCTAAAAGACTTAGCAAGACTCAAAATTAAAAATCTTGAATCTGATAAAATTACATTCATTAGAGCCAAAACTCAACTTTCAACAAAATCAAATCAAAGTGCCATAACAATTATATTATCAGATAAAGCCAAAGAAATTATTGATAAGTGGAAGAATAGAAGTAATAATCCTGATGATTATTTATTGCCAATCCTTGAACCAAAGGTTACTCCAAAAAGAGAAAGAGAGTTAATTCAATATACAAACAAGTTGATTAATACCTACATGAAGAAGATAGGATTGAAACTTGGTTTTGAAAAAATGCCCCTTTTCTACTCTGCAAGACACTCATTTGCAACTGTACTAAAAAGAAAAGGTATTTCAACGGTATTTATTTCAGAAGCATTAGGACATAGTAACCTTATCACTACTCAATCTTATCTTGATAGCTTTGAAGATGAAACTAAAAAGCAATATGCGAACCTTCTGACCCAATTCAATTAG
- a CDS encoding sensor histidine kinase codes for MNIIYLIFCCLPTFYFLKKSYVKLATHFIYFPAICILSGMVYNNLQSQVIRGNLENAFIPIIALCGLFDNTISRNIGIISNLSLLFIFKVIRYNFIPMELSEVFDDLTVVISMVVVALIAVFYYKRDYETLADFNNQLQSKKDIIEQQAAELKISNNVKNQLFSIIAHDLRGPIISLKGLLQLFESNNISKEKFKTLSQRLSENVNSMHLLLDNLLIYSFSQIKNTKPNYQNILFSNLINETLLLYKEALIQKNIKLSTNFTNDLSIWGDEQQIKITIRNLLNNAIKFTQNNGQIVISALQQVDDTLVTIEDNGIGIQQEDLTHIFLKPKLNNGTNGEKGTGLGISLCKEMIENHKGSFEINSQIGVGTTVSIKLPNHTKSTSSPSKAV; via the coding sequence TTGAATATAATATATTTAATCTTTTGCTGTTTACCCACTTTTTACTTTTTAAAAAAAAGTTATGTAAAATTAGCAACTCACTTTATCTACTTTCCTGCAATTTGTATTTTATCTGGAATGGTTTATAATAATTTGCAAAGTCAGGTTATCAGAGGGAATTTAGAGAATGCTTTTATACCGATTATTGCTTTATGTGGACTATTTGATAATACAATTTCTAGGAACATTGGTATTATATCAAACTTATCATTACTCTTTATTTTCAAAGTTATACGTTATAACTTTATTCCAATGGAACTTTCAGAAGTCTTTGATGATCTAACGGTTGTTATCTCTATGGTTGTAGTTGCACTTATCGCAGTATTCTATTATAAAAGAGATTACGAAACATTAGCTGATTTTAACAACCAGCTACAAAGTAAGAAAGATATTATTGAGCAACAAGCAGCCGAGCTAAAAATTTCAAATAATGTTAAGAACCAATTATTTAGTATTATCGCACATGATCTACGAGGACCTATCATTTCACTAAAAGGTTTACTTCAACTATTTGAAAGTAATAATATCAGTAAAGAGAAATTTAAAACCCTTTCACAAAGACTCAGTGAAAATGTTAATAGTATGCACTTATTGTTAGATAATTTATTAATCTACTCTTTTTCACAAATCAAAAATACCAAACCTAATTATCAAAATATTCTATTTAGTAATCTAATCAATGAAACATTATTACTATACAAAGAAGCTCTCATCCAAAAAAATATAAAATTGTCAACTAATTTCACGAACGATTTAAGTATTTGGGGAGATGAACAACAAATAAAAATTACGATCCGTAACCTATTAAACAATGCTATTAAATTTACACAAAATAATGGTCAAATTGTAATAAGTGCACTTCAACAAGTAGATGATACTTTAGTTACTATTGAAGATAACGGCATAGGCATTCAACAAGAAGATTTAACACACATATTCTTAAAACCCAAACTTAATAATGGGACTAATGGTGAGAAAGGTACTGGTCTAGGCATTTCTCTTTGCAAAGAAATGATAGAGAATCATAAGGGTTCTTTTGAAATAAATAGCCAAATTGGGGTAGGAACAACCGTTTCAATTAAGCTTCCCAATCATACTAAAAGCACTTCATCACCATCTAAAGCAGTATAA
- a CDS encoding LytTR family transcriptional regulator DNA-binding domain-containing protein: protein MMESVRPILNNKIHIQVIFKKNQKWYLHSDVSSWVIIDEDTVNELLNRYEQLVFINLNTIINIDYVNGINYIDIAKECILINGQMHIISKRYMPLLKHVLKEKYPNLFSSIQLHTKESYLRRVNSKRKVHTQHIKYLLRKGSRTIIFYDDGTSDYFYETLKYFYEYVLEHNDFIKVKRDCIVNIRFINNCKIDTKTKTGEILVDSEVISISRRNLQVFKRFMQNQMHKKDNTFTFAPRID, encoded by the coding sequence ATGATGGAAAGTGTAAGACCTATTCTTAATAATAAAATTCATATTCAGGTAATTTTTAAGAAAAATCAAAAATGGTACCTTCATTCAGATGTATCATCTTGGGTAATTATTGATGAAGATACTGTTAATGAATTGTTAAATAGATATGAACAATTAGTGTTCATTAATCTGAATACTATTATCAATATTGATTATGTGAATGGCATAAATTACATAGATATAGCTAAGGAATGTATCTTAATTAATGGGCAGATGCATATTATTTCAAAGCGATATATGCCTTTGTTGAAGCACGTATTAAAAGAAAAATACCCAAATCTATTCTCATCAATCCAACTCCATACAAAAGAATCATATTTGAGGAGAGTCAATAGCAAAAGAAAAGTACATACTCAACATATAAAATATTTGCTGAGAAAGGGCAGTAGAACCATCATCTTTTACGATGATGGAACAAGTGATTATTTTTACGAAACACTAAAATATTTTTATGAATATGTACTAGAGCATAATGACTTTATAAAGGTCAAAAGAGATTGTATTGTTAATATCAGATTTATAAATAATTGTAAAATTGATACTAAAACAAAAACAGGGGAGATACTTGTAGACTCAGAAGTAATTTCTATTTCTAGAAGGAATCTACAAGTATTTAAGAGATTTATGCAAAACCAAATGCATAAAAAAGACAATACGTTTACCTTTGCTCCAAGAATTGATTAA
- a CDS encoding LytR/AlgR family response regulator transcription factor, with product MIIEDDPVWSLFVESIIEDSQYELIGTANTINKAQAIIEGFKPDIVISDIRIQDSTVFPYLFENANNDFLTIFMSSHLDEEIFNLSTKVSKSTYIVKPFHKFSLLAALDLLISKYPIAQPQDESFITVRGSQQQVKKINFNEIEWIEANGNYCFIHTKSNKKYARKKSLRSLIENLDSRFLRVHKAFLINKQYINRIELSNNIVMVGDNHIPLGRHYRKELNQFLEQR from the coding sequence ATGATTATTGAAGATGACCCAGTTTGGTCACTTTTTGTAGAATCTATTATTGAAGATTCTCAATACGAACTTATTGGCACTGCCAATACCATAAACAAAGCCCAAGCAATTATCGAAGGCTTCAAACCTGACATAGTTATTAGTGATATTCGTATCCAAGACTCAACCGTCTTTCCGTATCTTTTTGAAAATGCTAATAACGATTTTCTCACTATTTTTATGAGCAGTCATTTAGATGAGGAAATTTTCAATTTATCCACTAAAGTCTCCAAAAGCACTTACATTGTAAAACCATTCCATAAGTTTTCATTATTAGCAGCACTAGACTTACTCATTAGCAAATATCCAATTGCTCAACCTCAAGATGAAAGTTTTATAACAGTTAGAGGCAGCCAGCAACAAGTAAAGAAAATCAATTTTAATGAAATTGAATGGATAGAAGCAAATGGGAATTACTGCTTTATTCACACAAAGTCAAACAAAAAGTATGCTCGTAAAAAATCTCTTAGGTCCTTAATAGAAAATTTAGATTCAAGATTTTTAAGAGTCCACAAAGCTTTTTTAATTAATAAACAATATATTAATAGAATTGAATTAAGCAATAATATAGTGATGGTGGGTGATAACCATATTCCTTTGGGAAGGCATTATCGCAAAGAACTTAATCAATTCTTGGAGCAAAGGTAA
- a CDS encoding LytR/AlgR family response regulator transcription factor, with protein sequence MDSLLSSFFQKEKLNLDNIVCLQGHVNYTKIYLLDRRPIMVAKTLKYFERTFVGTQLNRFYRPNKTFIINLDQVQSVEEINNVVLVELTNNIRLPISRRKKKDFIKLRDIN encoded by the coding sequence ATGGATTCATTACTAAGCTCCTTTTTTCAAAAAGAAAAACTAAATTTAGATAATATTGTGTGTCTGCAAGGCCATGTAAATTATACAAAAATTTATTTGCTAGATAGAAGACCCATAATGGTTGCCAAAACGTTGAAATATTTTGAAAGAACATTCGTTGGTACCCAATTGAATCGTTTTTATAGACCCAATAAAACTTTTATTATTAACCTAGACCAAGTTCAAAGTGTAGAGGAAATTAATAATGTCGTTCTTGTTGAATTGACTAATAATATCAGACTTCCAATATCACGAAGAAAAAAGAAAGATTTTATTAAGTTAAGAGATATTAACTAA
- a CDS encoding ATP-binding protein: MKKQLLLLLIFFANLASAQHKPYMQFRDYHVLSNLDSLQQVLNSQFDKASNEYLNTLIELEMSRRYYSNDFGKDLDRIKKCALLNKNRNALAMCHFLFAAKLVFDDTEQSSKNALEALKFFTQQKDTSGIINCNFLLISLSNEYPSYYYERNNKKSYLFKEVFNYFEQTSNVCDKLIIITICLNYGHNFGLTVKEQLELYQKSLKLFKNNPQYNYLRSRIYYSLANVYYRTKDKHGNYKKKIQWCYLKSYETLASKYTRGAVSALSNLSESFTYTREFKKSENYLKQAIALYKELKISTPYFPFMLYNQLSNIQYELKDYKNAYETRLIVEEVQNRINQNLKTRELEDLLTKYETEKRDAAIKNLELQNQISDVRSRQSYIVIILAFVIIFIISLLLFRLSIVNKNLKKLTKSRDKLFTIISHDLRSPLSSYQRYAEIVSYLVRKKQFERLSTVLTQIDEIGLHLAAMLNNLLEWGIVQQKQIRLNVSTVNSSEFVSNLLPIYRHMASLKEIKIIEEIEECEISIDQHILGLIVRNLLDNAIKYSGIGGKILLNGFRQGDSFVLVFSNYCEGMTELQQTKIASLFNDDYDFEFGEDGLGVGLLLIKEFVKKKVANIRFTYDIDNYVIFKVVIPNAFPASRFN; this comes from the coding sequence ATGAAAAAACAATTACTTCTTCTATTAATCTTTTTCGCAAATTTAGCATCTGCACAACATAAGCCTTACATGCAATTTCGAGATTATCATGTTTTGTCAAATTTAGATAGCCTCCAGCAGGTACTTAATTCGCAATTCGATAAAGCATCTAATGAATATCTAAATACTTTGATAGAATTGGAAATGAGTAGAAGATACTATTCTAATGATTTTGGTAAAGATTTAGATAGAATAAAGAAATGTGCTTTATTAAATAAAAATAGGAACGCACTTGCAATGTGCCATTTCTTGTTTGCTGCAAAATTGGTTTTTGATGATACTGAACAGTCCTCTAAAAATGCTTTAGAAGCTTTGAAGTTCTTTACACAACAAAAAGATACCTCAGGAATAATAAATTGTAATTTTTTATTGATTTCCTTATCAAATGAGTATCCTTCCTATTACTATGAAAGAAACAATAAGAAGAGCTATCTATTTAAAGAAGTATTTAATTATTTTGAACAAACCAGTAATGTTTGTGATAAGTTGATAATAATAACCATTTGTTTGAATTATGGACACAATTTCGGATTAACCGTCAAGGAACAATTAGAATTATATCAAAAAAGTTTAAAGCTTTTCAAAAATAATCCTCAATATAATTATCTACGTTCAAGAATTTATTATTCACTTGCCAATGTCTATTACAGAACGAAGGATAAGCATGGTAATTATAAGAAAAAGATACAATGGTGTTATTTAAAATCGTACGAGACTTTAGCTTCAAAGTATACTAGAGGTGCTGTTTCTGCTTTATCAAATTTGAGTGAAAGTTTTACATATACCAGAGAGTTTAAAAAAAGTGAAAATTATTTAAAACAAGCTATCGCTTTATACAAAGAATTAAAAATTAGTACACCTTATTTCCCATTTATGTTATATAACCAACTTTCAAATATCCAATATGAATTAAAAGACTATAAAAATGCTTATGAAACAAGGTTGATTGTTGAAGAAGTACAGAACAGAATCAATCAAAATTTGAAGACTAGAGAGTTAGAAGATTTATTGACAAAATATGAAACAGAGAAGAGAGATGCTGCTATTAAAAATTTAGAACTACAAAATCAGATAAGTGATGTACGATCACGGCAAAGTTATATAGTTATTATTTTAGCGTTTGTAATTATATTTATCATAAGTTTATTGCTATTCAGATTGAGTATAGTTAATAAAAACCTAAAAAAACTAACTAAAAGTCGAGATAAGCTCTTTACCATTATTTCTCATGATCTAAGAAGTCCACTTAGTTCGTACCAGCGTTATGCTGAGATTGTAAGTTATTTGGTGAGAAAAAAGCAATTCGAACGCTTGAGTACAGTACTCACACAAATAGATGAAATAGGACTACATTTAGCGGCTATGTTGAATAATTTATTAGAGTGGGGTATTGTACAACAGAAACAAATTAGACTAAATGTTTCTACAGTCAATTCAAGTGAATTTGTGAGCAATCTACTACCAATTTACCGACACATGGCATCGTTAAAAGAAATAAAAATTATTGAAGAAATAGAAGAATGTGAAATAAGTATAGACCAGCACATCTTAGGTTTAATAGTTAGGAATTTGCTTGATAATGCAATCAAATATAGTGGAATAGGTGGTAAAATCTTACTTAATGGTTTTAGGCAAGGGGATTCATTTGTATTAGTGTTTAGTAATTATTGTGAAGGCATGACCGAACTTCAACAAACGAAAATAGCCTCATTGTTTAATGACGATTATGATTTTGAATTTGGAGAAGATGGTTTGGGTGTTGGTCTTTTATTGATTAAGGAATTTGTTAAGAAAAAGGTTGCCAATATAAGGTTTACTTACGATATAGATAATTATGTAATCTTTAAAGTTGTAATACCTAATGCATTTCCGGCTAGTAGATTTAATTAA